In Oncorhynchus mykiss isolate Arlee chromosome 1, USDA_OmykA_1.1, whole genome shotgun sequence, the following proteins share a genomic window:
- the LOC110522113 gene encoding kelch domain-containing protein 10 produces the protein MSFVEDGECSRGLYQLNKFEKLSGRPPIRDSGSKKRVRWLQARRIFSPSCPNFRIPNRFLREGHCAPPARSGHRCVADNANLYVFGGYNPDFEEAGGSENEDYPLFRELWRFHFATATWQLVHTEGYMPTELASMSAVLHGNNLLVFGGTGIPFGESNGNDVHVCNVHYKRWKLLNCRGKKPNRIYGQAMAIINGYLYVFGGTTGYVYSTDLHRLDLTTREWTHLKPNNPPTDLPEERYRHEVAHDGQRIYILGGGTSWTSYPLDKIHAYNLETNSWEEIITKPHEKIGYPAARRCHSCVQVRQEVFLCGGYNGELILADLWKINLQTFQWTKLPTVMPEPAYFHCAAVTPAGCMYVHGGVVNMSENRRTGSLYKVWLVVPSLLELTWERLLKAFPRLAQLSSLQLLSLGLTHTLIQRLK, from the exons ATGTCCTTTGTTGAAGATGGTGAATGTAGTCGCGGCTTGTATCAACTCAACAAATTCGAGAAACTGTCGGGGAGGCCTCCCATCAGAGACTCAG GCTCTAAGAAGAGAGTAAGATGGCTTCAGGCTCGGCGGATCTTCTCCCCTTCGTGCCCCAACTTCCGCATCCCTAATAGGTTTCTGAGAGAAG GTCACTGTGCCCCCCCGGCCCGCAGCGGGCACCGTTGTGTGGCAGACAATGCCAACCTGTATGTGTTTGGAGGATACAATCCTGACTTTGAGGAGGCAGGTGGCTCGGAGAACGAGGACTACCCTCTTTTCAGGGAGCTGTGGAGGTTTCACTTCGCCACGGCTACCTGGCAACTGGTCCACACAGAGGGCTACATGCCCACCGAGCTGGCTTCCATGTCAG CTGTCTTACACGGCAACAATCTATTGGTGTTTGGGGGCACTGGGATTCCTTTTGGAGAAAGCAACGGGAATGACGTCCATGTCTGCAATGTTCACTACAAACGCTGGAAACTGCTCAACTGCCGAGGGAAGAAACCCAACCGAATCTACGGGCAG gcCATGGCCATCATTAATGGCTATCTGTATGTGTTTGGAGGGACGACAGGCTACGTCTACAGCACAGACCTACACAGGCTGGACCTGACTACCAGGGAGTGGACCCACCTCAAGCCCAACAACCCCCCTACAGACCTGCCAGAGGAAAG GTACAGACATGAGGTGGCCCATGATGGACAGAGAATATACATCCTAGGAGGCGGGACTTCCTGGACATCATATCCCCTAGACAAA ATACATGCCTACAACCTAGAGACTAACTCCTGGGAGGAGATTATCACGAAACCTCATGAAAAAATAG GGTATCCTGCAGCACGACGGTGTCACAGTTGTGTCCAGGTCAGGCAGG agGTGTTTCTATGTGGGGGTTACAACGGGGAGCTGATCCTAGCTGACCTGTGGAAGATCAACCTGCAGACCTTCCAGTGGACCAAGCTACCCACCGTCATGCCTGAGCCTGCTTACTTCCACTGTGCTGCAGTCACACCG gctggctGTATGTATGTGCATGGTGGAGTGGTGAACATGTCAGAGAACAGGAGGACTGGGTCTCTGTACAAGGTGTGGCTAGTGGTGCCCAGCCTGCTGGAGCTGACCTGGGAGAGGCTGCTCAAGGCCTTCCCTCGCCTGGCTCAGCTCTCCTCCCTGCAGCTTCTCAGCCTGGgcctcacacacaccctcatccAGCGCCTCAAGTAG